The Candidatus Effluviviaceae Genus V sp. DNA window GGACACGCCCGCGGCGTCGCCATTCTGGCGGCGGCCCAGGCGGGGGTCCCGGTCTTCGAGTACGCTCCCAGAGAGGTGAAGCTGTCGGTCGTGGGGCACGGCAACGCGTCGAAGGCCCAGGTCGCCTCGATGGTGTCCCGGCTCCTGTCGATCGAGATCGACGGGATGCGCGAGGACGAGTCGGACGCGATCGCGGTGGCCGTCTGCCACGTACACAAGAGAGAGGGAGCCTGCAGAAAGTGATCGCCGAGCTCGAAGGCAAGCTGCTCAGGAGAACGCCGGCCGGCGTCGTCGTCGGCGTGGGCGGGGTCGGGTTCAGTCTGCTCGTACCGCTGTCGACCTACAAGGAGCTGGGAACCGCGGGGTCGGAGGTCCACCTCTATACGCACCTGCACGTCAAGGAGGACGCTCTCGAGCTCTTCGGTTTCGCCACCGAGTCCGAGCTGACCATGTTCCGGGCTCTCATCTCGGTCTCGGGTATCGGCCCCAAGCTCGGGCTCGCCGTGCTGTCCGGGCTC harbors:
- the ruvA gene encoding Holliday junction branch migration protein RuvA → MPRTQERGSLQKVIAELEGKLLRRTPAGVVVGVGGVGFSLLVPLSTYKELGTAGSEVHLYTHLHVKEDALELFGFATESELTMFRALISVSGIGPKLGLAVLSGLSPDVFQRAVVEEDLGLLTSVSGIGKKTAQRMIVELKDKLSGLDVASIGETGPVEETGDAVLALMSLGVKREKARDAVLAVQRECGADLEVEEIIKRALRRGGGR
- the ruvC gene encoding crossover junction endodeoxyribonuclease RuvC; protein product: MGIDPGSIVTGFGVVEIGDGGTRPVTHGFVATSSRKPLGERLVAIHAEISQQIAKHRPDEIAVESVFHAKNVRSALMLGHARGVAILAAAQAGVPVFEYAPREVKLSVVGHGNASKAQVASMVSRLLSIEIDGMREDESDAIAVAVCHVHKREGACRK